In the genome of Daucus carota subsp. sativus chromosome 9, DH1 v3.0, whole genome shotgun sequence, the window GGGGGTAGCGCTcctgaaaatttattatcagAGAGGAGCATAGTACTCAAGGACGTTAGATTGCATAAAAGAGCAGGGATATTACCAAACATGTGGTTATTTGAGAGGTCTAAATATCTCACACTATTTGGAATTGCTAATATGGTATCTGATATGCTCGTGTTTCTCATCCTGATGTCAGCAAGTGATCTCTGTGTTATAAGCCATTTGGGAAATTTGGGCACTTTTATGGAGTCCATGTATATATCATTAAGCTGCTGAAATGGAGGAACCCATCTAGAACTGATATTAACCATTAAGTTAGATTTTGAAGAAATTCGAAAGGAATAAAGGTTGGTGAGGTTGACAAAGTGATGCTCAGATATAATACCGTCCCATGAATTGGAAGCCAGATCCATGATTACTAGATTTGATAGTTTTCCGATGCATTTAGGAATGCTTCCTCCCAGCTGATTATCATCAACCAACAGTGCACTTAAATTGTTTAGTTGACAAAGTGATTCTGGTAGAGAACCACTAAACCGATTCCCACTCACAGTGAGGTCTGAAAGTTTGGTAAGATTGCCAATCTCAGCCGGAATTGAACCACTAAATCTGTTGTATTTAAGATAAAGGTCAAAAAGTGATATCAAGTTGCCAATAGACGGAGGAATCAGACCATGTAAATAATTTAGAGAAAGATCAAGTCTAGTGAGAGATGTCAAAGCCCCTATAGATTCCGGgatcaaacctctaatttgGTTATTATATAGGTCAAGAATAATTAGGGATGTCAAATTTCCGATAGATTGAGGAATGAAACCCCCGTGATTATTGAAAGAAAGATCAAGATAAGTAAGAGATTTTAGAGCTCCTATGGATTCTGGTATAATGCCTTCAATGGAATTATCGGATAGATATACTTGAGTAAGAGCAGTCAAGTTCCCGATGGATTGGGAAATCGAACCTGGAATAATCACATAAAATAGTTTGGCCATTCAGTAAACTTAGAGAGTGAGTACCATAATGAGACTGCATTTGGACAAAAATTAGATTACATTACAAGGCCAAAAAACCAACAGTAAACGTGTTCAACTTGCGGGTTAATCCTgcttgattttataaatattataatagtattaattatttcttatttaaaataaatgaaacaGAAATCTTTCTAATTTAAGAAGAAGGTATTTGAGATTTAATCACCTTTATCACAACAATTTTGGAGATCAAGTTTGATGACCTGGCCTGTTATGTTGTTGCAATAAACTCCGGACCATGAACAACAATCATCTCCATCCCACGGTGACAACCAAGAGTCGTTGTTTCTAACAAGAAGGCTTTTTCTGAGAAGCAGCAAAGCTTGTTTCTCGCTGTGAATGCAGCTTCCGTTCTGGTGGCCTCCGTCTATGCTACCGCAACTAAATGTTAAGCTTATAGCATATACAAGTAGAAGTGAactcatatatttttgtatttccATAACTAGAATTAAAAGATAGTTGCAGAATCTACTTAAATGTGATCTGCATGTATATGATTTATGAACATATTTATGTAGCCTGATGGGATAAAATATAAGCGCGTAGAAGAATTCAAAAGTCGAAACTATCATTCACAATGGAATTAGTCTCCTAGTCAGCCGTTGCCAGCACTCTCAGTTCTCAACATCAAAAGTCTCCCACTCAGCGAGCACTTGCCAGTTACTTGATAGCTTACTTTTTTAGATGATTTTTCTAATTCTTCCCTCCCGGTCCTTAATTGCTTATGGAATATATGTTCTAATTCCATGGTTTGAAAGCTTGCCGTGTTACATCAAGATGATCTCCATCATTACTTGAAGAAATATCAGTGGTTGAatggaattttaaaaattccatCGACAGGGGCCGGCTCAACTAAATTTGAGGCCTAAGCAGACTTGAACATGAGGCCTCcctatgtaaaaaatatttacaaacaaaaatttaattattataattatctcaatatatatttttataaaattctgaGGCCCTTTTAGGGTTTGGGCCCTAAGCAACCGCTTAGTTGGCCTTACTGTTGAGCCGGCCCTGTCCATCGAGAGTTGTAAGTTTGATCTTTTGTGGGTGTTGGATAGACCACTGAGGCCATGCGGTCCTCTCCTCGACTCGTCGTGATGACCTGCAAAAAATTCATTTCAACTcagtctctttttttttcttttttttttgaaaatgagaataaatctcaacgaatatagatcggcaattcaccgtgataattatttcattcaagaaagcttattatctaaccgtcggacatgcaagatgatcggggaaatttagacaataaaattttaatgtccgaaaagaaaaccggtcttcttccgagaatcctgaaaataaaacaaagaaaataagaaaaatataagtcgatatacgtaatagataatatatattcaatatataattattattaaaaacacgtgatcaaaatattcccacaatcatgctaactcataattgagacaattaaactcttaattaaggcacaattaataaaatattaatacacttaattaagacacaattaaggcacaattaacgtccTCAATTAGGAGGCACAATTCACGCTCTTAAttaagaggcacaattaaccCCCTCAATTAGGAGGCACAGTTAACGCCTCAATTAAGTCACAATTAACGTCTTCCTATCTGAAACCGCATCACATATTGATCCTGGAACCGCCATCGACGCCGCCGCCCTCGGTCAGCGCCGCTACGCTATCTTGCTTTTGCTGCAAAACTTGAAAACATGATACGTTATGGTACTGTTGCTGTCTTCCTCCCCATTGTCTTTCATGCCCATCTCTTTCTTCTGTCAACTCAAACCCACATGCAAACAGGGCCCCTATGCTCCCGTTACCATGTTGTAGCTGCTCTGCTCATATGAGGGAAGATCTATGGACAAAACAAATGGAACATGACAAATACACAAAGACTGTATAGTacatcattattattaatggAGTAAAGAAAGAGTATTGGGGACGGGGttgagaagaaaagaaaacagaaggaAAAGACACTTCCCTGTATTTGAAATCTCGGTCACTCTATTTCAGGTTCGTGAATTCCATCACCAACTCGAGGGCAGAGAATCATCACAATTCACAAGGGATTAGAGAGAGAACAAAAAGTGTTTTTCTACATAACATAATAAAATGTTTTCATCATGATACTCAATGGCCGGCCTCAAAAATTACACGGAGTATATGTTAGGAATGAAACAATATGCTCAACCCTCAACGATAATTTCTTCGGAGGTTGAATGTGTGAACTAGACTTTAACAAACATAAAGTCATCAAAAGTTCCGATTCACAAAAAcaagattaatatatttatcgTATTCACATTTCAACTCGTCTCTTTAACTACATTAAATTTGGATTTCTACTTAATCTACTAAGTACAGGGTCTTCATTAATTGAGaaagaaattcttaaaaatgatattaaagcTGAAATACTCAAGTACTTGGTATATAATcaggttaaatggcgttttgatCACTAAACTGACCTATAACTTTCATTTGGATCATCGTACTCAAAAAACTGTCAATCAGGTCACTTAACTAGTAAAAATATACAACTTAATCATCGAAGACGATGAAACTTTCACGGCCGTTAAATCCCATTGACTATAGACGGTGCTCCGTTAAATCTTTCCACATATGCTGCCACATTAGCTTATTAGTCCACCCATCAATAAAACCACCCGGCTGAGTTAGGACCCGACCCAGGTAACTCACCCACAACTCATTATATTTTCCTATTTCTTTCATTTCACCCATCTGTATAAACCCAATAGCTTCGACTTATACAACGAGTCCGCCGCAATCTCCATGCGCCTCATCTTCGTCATATCATAAAAGAACGTCATCAGCTCGGCGGCGGAAGTCTCGATGGAGCGTGACGGCGGTCGCTATTGTGATTGGTGAATGGAATCGAGGTCTCGACAGTGAATGTCGTTGAGTCGGTGAAGAACGAACATGAGAGGTGTATGGGCGTGGGGAGAGGCTTCGGGAGATTCCAACTCCGACGCGATAAAGTCACCGTCGATTAGAGAGATGGGGTTTGGTGGAGACTAGAGAGAGACGAGATTTGAAAAATGAGATTTATATGTCTGTGTATACACTTTTGGTTTTATGAGTTTTAAAGAACAAGATGATGAGCTCTTTTTAAAAAATGGACATGAAAGAGAGTTGTTGAAGAAAAATGGTGGATAAGAAATGAGGAAGGAGATCTGGAAATGGATAATGATGTTGGGTTATAAGATGTGGAACGGGTCTAACGATCCAATGACGTGGAGCAGCCACATAGGTTGCCAATCTGCCATGTAAGCCTGCCAACTCATTTTTCCATCCAAGAGTTAACAGCAGTAACGGCAAGTGATGTGATTGAAAGTTTTTATTAGTTCAATTATTTGACTGAAagctttttgagtttgatgacccaaGTGAAAATtcgtagtcagttgagtgacgaaaacgccatttaacccgtaTATAATCTGTACACTTTATGAATGTCACAACTACACTGGAATTGTTAATCTCGTCATATTTACGAGCAGATCTATACTTATTATTAGCGCTCAATTGATCTCTACAGCATATATGGCACTCCCATCATCTTTCAACTTGTGAATGATATGATCGTTAGGGTTCAGAGTTGGTTACTGGTTGGTATTCTCCCTGAAAAAtcattgggggggggggggggggtttagAAGAGGGCTGAGCAAACTGTCGGTTCGGTCgaaaccgaaccgcaccaaaccAAAATAACCGAAAAGACTTTTTGCTTTGTGGAATTAACTTCCTccgaaattttatatttttgaaactgaACCGAACTTGTctttcaaaccgaaccgaaccgaaccgaaaatatTTCGGTTTTTCCAGTTTGGTTGAAGAAAAACCgaattatataaaaagttatAGGTGGTGTTTTCGTGGTTATTCTGCAGACTGAATGTTAGTCTATTTATCCTCACTGTCTGTTATATTTGAACTGCAGATGACTTGCATGTTGTAATCTTTAATTGAAGGTTGTTTGATAATGGGACTGTATGTTATTTATATACAGAATGCATGATTCACTTGTGGATTGACAGATATGAAGAAATGTAAATTTTTAACGTATTATATATCAcatatgtattttaatgta includes:
- the LOC108202362 gene encoding receptor-like protein EIX2, which codes for MEIQKYMSSLLLVYAISLTFSCGSIDGGHQNGSCIHSEKQALLLLRKSLLVRNNDSWLSPWDGDDCCSWSGVYCNNITGQVIKLDLQNCCDKGSISQSIGNLTALTQVYLSDNSIEGIIPESIGALKSLTYLDLSFNNHGGFIPQSIGNLTSLIILDLYNNQIRGLIPESIGALTSLTRLDLSLNYLHGLIPPSIGNLISLFDLYLKYNRFSGSIPAEIGNLTKLSDLTVSGNRFSGSLPESLCQLNNLSALLVDDNQLGGSIPKCIGKLSNLVIMDLASNSWDGIISEHHFVNLTNLYSFRISSKSNLMVNISSRWVPPFQQLNDIYMDSIKVPKFPKWLITQRSLADIRMRNTSISDTILAIPNSVRYLDLSNNHMFGNIPALLCNLTSLSTMLLSDNKFSGALPPCLGNLTDLNDFSVMNNNLGGDIPISLGFLRFLWYLNLHNNNFQGKLPLSFQNLSSIIGLDVGKNNLSDILPGWTSKLLDLRYLILRSNNFYGKIPTDICHPSIQVLNLAKNDITGNIPPCFGNFTAIITSYNSGKEEGPIYGGLSYEDIIIDDPKGYELTYSSTLDFLYSIDLSNNNISGEIPKELMNLHGLLSLNIAGNRLSGRIPDTIGKLDKLEFLDLSRNELAGHIPQSLSNLSFLSHLNLSFNDFSGRIPTGNQLRTLDDPSIYVGNNQLCGPPILKPCPGDTDSHDFHNNNEVEFYSDDEHVWFYAGIGPGLLVGFLGFCASLHFIPTWRYFYFHSVERFSDKIALSIALWRRRFQN